DNA sequence from the Paenibacillus physcomitrellae genome:
TGATCTGCGCCGAAGCAAACCTTGACGCGAACGTTATGCGGACTGGTGACATCAAAAGCGATGACGATTGGTCGAAGCTGACGATGGGCATTGCCGCTCTCTCCGAAGCCGAGATTTACATCGACGATACGCCGGGCGTAACGGTGGCCGATATCCGCGCGAAATGCCGCCGCCTCAAGAAAGAACGCGGCCTCGGCATGATCGTCATCGACTACCTGCAGCTCATTCACGGCCGCGGCAAAGCCGGCGAGAACCGGCAGCAGGAAGTCTCTGAAATCTCGCGTACGCTGAAGCAGATCGCTCGTGAGCTGGAAGTTCCGGTCATCGCCTTGTCCCAGCTCTCCCGGGGTGTGGAGCAGCGGCAGGACAAACGTCCGATGATGTCTGATCTTCGGGAATCCGGTTCGATCGAGCAGGATGCCGATATCGTAGCGTTCCTGTACCGGGACGATTACTACAACCAGGAAACCGAGAAGAAGAACATCATCGAGATCATCATCGCCAAGCAGCGTAACGGTCCGGTCGGGACCGTCGAGCTGGTGTTCTTGAAGAATTACAATAAGTTCGCCAATTATGAGCGGGCGCATACAGATGCATTTGCGGGCTGACGTTTATCGTCAGGCCCGTTTTTATTTTCCGGGAAATTGAAACGATATTCAAATTCTTCTAACCCTGTACATACGGTATAATGTCACATAGAAACGGAATAAGTAGTTGTATTTCCGAACAATGTCAACAACTGGGTCCGGAATGTTCGCTTTTTAATTTGACTTTGAAATTCCGGACTGGTACACTTAAGTTGCTGCCTCAATGTGGCAGATCGTTAAAGCGAATTAAGTGGTTCAGGAGAATACCGGGGCAGGGATGCTTCAGGATTCTTTTGTCTTGTCATGGATTTATTTAGGCTTGTTATGGCATAGAAAATTAGATGCGTAAAGCATTCGCGGAGGTATGTACATGTCGACAGTAGTTGTTGTGGGAACGCAATGGGGAGACGAAGGTAAAGGCAAAATTACGGATTATCTGGCAGAGAGCGCAGATGTGGTGGCGCGCTACCAAGGCGGTAACAATGCCGGCCACACAATACTGATTGACGGGAAGAAGTACAAGCTGAGCCTTATTCCGTCGGGTGTTTTTTATGAAGATAAGCTTTGCGTGCTTGGCAACGGAATGGTGATCAATCCAGAGGCGCTGCTTCAGGAGATTGCTTATGTCCGGGAGAATGGATTTACAGCGAATAATTTGAAAATCAGCGACCGTGCGCACGTGATCATGCCTTATCATATGGTACTTGACGCGCTCGAGGAAGACCACAAAGGGCCAAACAAAATCGGCACAACCCGCAAAGGGATCGGTCCGGCTTACATGGATAAAGCGGCGCGTACGGGCATCCGGATCTCCGATCTGATGGACCCTGAAGAGTTCGAACTCAAACTTCGCCATCTGATGGCTGAGAAAAATCGTATCATCCAGCAGGTTTATGGCGGCGAGCCGCTGGATGTGGAAGAAACCCTGCAGAAATATCTGGACTATGCGGAGCAAATCCGTCCTTACGTAGCTGATACTTCGGTCGTGCTTAACGACGCGATTGACGAAGACCGCAAGGTGCTGTTTGAAGGCGCCCAGGGCGTCATGCTCGATCTCGATCAAGGCACGTATCCGTTCGTAACATCTTCCAATCCTTCGGCTGGCGGTGTCTGCAGCGGCTCCGGCGTCGGTCCGTCCAAAATTAAGCAGGTCATCGGCGTTGCCAAAGCTTATACGACCCGCGTAGGCGACGGTCCGTTCCCGACCGAGCTGTTTGATGAAGTAGGCGATCAGATCCGTGAAACCGGACATGAATACGGCACCGTAACCGGACGTGCTCGCCGCGTAGGCTGGTTCGACAGCGTCGTTGTCCGACATACCCGCCGCGTCAGCGGTTTGACCGGCTTGTCCCTGAACTCGCTGGATGTATTGACCGGCTTAAAGACCGTTAAAATTTGCACCGGCTACAAATACCGCGGCGAAGTAATCACGCATTACCCGGCGAGCCTCAAAATGCTCGGCGAATGCGAAGCGATCTATGAAGAGCTGCCAGGCTGGTCCGAGGACATTTCCGGCGCTAAAACGCTGGCAGATCTGCCGGAGAACACCCGCCGCTATGTGGAACGTGTGTCCGAGTTGACCGGCATTCCGATCGCAATCTTTTCCGTTGGCCGCAACCGCGAGCAAACGAACCAAGTATTGCCGATTTATATTTAAGTTCTATCTAAGAATGATAAGTTTAAGTTTTCTGATCAAGCCGCAGTCTTTCTTTAATAGAGAGGCTGCGGCTTTTTTGCAGGCCAGGGTTGGTAATGGAAGCAAGCAGATAATGTCAGTAATGCTGCTAATGCTGCTAATGCGGATAATGCCGATAATGCCGCTCATTTACGCTGCGTATTCTTACACGACGGACGTAACCTTTTGCCTCCCGGCTGGCACCTGTTAATGAAGCATACGGGAAGGAAGGAGATGAGCTTACATGCAAGAACGCAGCGGCAGACGGCCCGGATCTCCCGCGAGTACTGATCAGACTGATGGACTGAAGAAGGAGGGAAGCCAGAAGCAAGAACAGCAAGAATGGCAAGAAAATCCAGAACGGCGAGAACAGCCGGTCCATTTGCTGGTGCGGCAGGCAGCAGGTGGTGATCGGAACGCTGTGGAGGAGCTGGTCAGACGGTTCAGCGGCATGGCGCTGGCAGTGGCTTATGATAAGCTGCACGATCCTTATCTGGCGGAGGACGTGGTTCAGGACGCCTTGACTGAGGCTTTGGGCAGTTTGCGGAACCTGCGGGAGCCGGAGGCCTTTCCAGGCTGGTTTAAAAGAATGGTGGAGCGAAAATGCTACAGGCTGCTCCGTTCCCGGACCAGACAAGCCGGGAGGGTTGTATCCGATGAAGAGGTGATGAGGCATCAGCTTGCCCTAAATGGAGAAGGTGATCCTGCGCTGGTATGGGAGCAAAGGGAGCTTAGGAATTCGTTATACGCTTCTATTGAGGGACTTGCGCCCGGTCAAAGGCTGGCGGTGAGGCTGTTTTATTTGAACGGCTATTCGCTGTCCGAAATTTCGGCTTTTCTCGGCGTTTCGGTTGCCGCTTTGAAAAAACGGCTGTTCGACGCCCGCTCCCGGCTCAAACAATCCCTTCCCGTTGCTGACTTTATTCAGGTCTACAGCCACCTTTATGAGCGAGGAACACGTATGCTGCATTTGGTCAACGGCGATCACGTCGCAGAGAAATTAAAGCAGGGGAAGGTTCAAGGAGATATCCTGCCTTGGCGGGAGCTTTATACATTTGGTCCGGTAGCCCCCGATATGAGAAACGAGGAGCTGCGTAAACGGCGTGCTGCTTATCTGGAACAGACCCTGGGGATTCCGGAAGATTTGTATATTGGTCAATGTGAAGAACAGGAGGCTAAACTCGAAAGAGCCGGTCAATATGATGAGATCGTTTTATGGTTTGAGCACGATTTGTACGATCAGACGATGCTGGCCTATTTATTGACCGAGCTTGATCGGTTGGGTCTATGCTCCGGAGCCGGGCAGGTCCCGGTCAGCCTGCTGTGCATCGGGGACTTTCCGGGGATCGAGATTTTTCGGGGATTGGGACAGCTTACGCCCGAGCAGCTAACCTCTTTGTCGGGAACGTGGAAAAGAGTCGGGGAAGCCGAGCTTGAGCTGGTCAGGAAGTTTTGGGATGCTTACACTTCGCCCGACACGAGGGTCCATGCGGCGTTTCTGAAAGAGGATTTAAGCGCGCTTCCTTTTGCCAGAGCTGCTTTCGAGGCTCACCTGGCCCGGATACCCTCGGCGTTTAACGGATTAGGATGGATAGAGCAGACGGTATTGGAATTGATCGGAAGCGGTATCCATCATCCGCATGAGTTATTCCGGCAGGCTGGCCTGCGGCTGAATGTCCTGGGGTTAGGGGATTTGGAGTTTTGGTATGGGTTAAGCCGGATGTGTCAGGGCTCACAGGCTTTGCTGGACATCCGGGGACTAAGCGCTTTTCCGGATTACAGGCATACGGCTCCAGACTTCAGAGATTGTACGCTGGAAATCACCTCGTTTGGCCGTCAGGTGCTGCAAGGAGAGCAACATGCAGCGGAGCTGGCAGATGCCGGGCTTTGGGTAGGAGGCCTCTATTTGGAGGGGAAGAAATCGGAATGAGATTTTTCCCCGAAGGAACTGCTCCTAAAGTCAGATCCGTAGTCCATGTTAGAATATTTACCTCCTTCTAGGCGCTGAACGGACCCGCCGTCCACCTGTCGAATACACTGATAGTCAAATGAATTTAATCAGCTGTGACTTCATCAGCAAGGACAAGGGGATGAATGGGATGCAGGTTTGGGAAGCGATGGCAGAAGAAGGATTTGAAGAGATCGTTTTTGCAAGTGATCCGGCTAACGGCCTCAAAGCCGTCATCGTCCTGCACAATACGCAGGCCGGACCCGCACTTGGCGGCTGCCGGATGTGGAACTACGCTTCCGAGGAGGAGGCGCTGACGGACGCGATGAAGCTAGCGCGGGGTATGACCTACAAATCGGCCATCTCCGGACTGCCTTACGGCGGCGGGAAGGCCGTCATTTGGGGCGACCCGTCCAAGGACAAATCGGAAGCGATGTTCCGTTCGTTCGGCCGGTTTCTGCAGCGGCTGAAGGGACGGTACGTCACCGGGGTGGATCTGGGCACCACCGTGCAGGATATGGATGCCATTGCCCAGGAAACGTCTTATGTCACCGACATGACCGGCACGCTGGGCGGGAGCGGCAATTATACGGCTGAGATGACCGCCTACGGCGTTTATTTGGGCATCGAGGCGTCTTTGCAGGAAGCGGAGGGCAGCCGGTCGCTGGCGGGAACAAGAGTCGCCGTCCAGGGACTCGGCAAAGTGGGCTATGCCCTTTGCCGGTATCTGCGGAAGGCGGGGGCGGAGCTGCTCGTGAGCGACGTGAACGGAGCACTCACGGATCAGGCAGTCCGCGAATTCAGCGCCTCGGCGGTATCGCCGGGCGCGATCTACGCGCAGGACTGCGAGGTGTTTGCGCCCTGCGCACTCGGCGGCGTGCTGGACCGCCGGGTGCTGGCGCAGCTCTCGTGCCGCGTGGTCGCCGGCGCGGCAAATAATCAGCTAGCCTCTCCGGAGGCGGCCGCTGAGCTGAAAGCCCGGGGCATTCTGTATGCCCCGGATTATGCCATCAACGCCGGCGGCATTATCGCCACGGCGTTGGAGCTGGCGGGAAGCGGCGCCGAGGACATCCGGCGCCGCGTCGAGACCATCGGCCCTACTTTGGCCGATGTGTACCGCCTGGCCCGCAGCGCCGGCCTGAACACGGCGCAGGCGGCAGGCCAGCTGGCCGAAGCCAAGCTGGCGGCCAGGCTGCAGCGGTGAATTTTCCGGGTGCTGCATCGGCCATCCCCTACAGCTCACCCTTTGCCCGATTAGCTGCAACAAACCTCCTGAGGAACGAAGCCCTCTGCTCCGCTCTCAGGAGGTTGTTCAGCTGTCAGACTTCTTCAGCTAAAGCTAGCCCCAAGATCATTTATCGTGGGTGCCAAGGGCTAACAAACGTTTCAGGTTATCATCAATAAAAAGATTATCTGCAGTGTTGATGCCGCGGCCGGCAAAATGGCCCCAA
Encoded proteins:
- a CDS encoding adenylosuccinate synthase, producing MSTVVVVGTQWGDEGKGKITDYLAESADVVARYQGGNNAGHTILIDGKKYKLSLIPSGVFYEDKLCVLGNGMVINPEALLQEIAYVRENGFTANNLKISDRAHVIMPYHMVLDALEEDHKGPNKIGTTRKGIGPAYMDKAARTGIRISDLMDPEEFELKLRHLMAEKNRIIQQVYGGEPLDVEETLQKYLDYAEQIRPYVADTSVVLNDAIDEDRKVLFEGAQGVMLDLDQGTYPFVTSSNPSAGGVCSGSGVGPSKIKQVIGVAKAYTTRVGDGPFPTELFDEVGDQIRETGHEYGTVTGRARRVGWFDSVVVRHTRRVSGLTGLSLNSLDVLTGLKTVKICTGYKYRGEVITHYPASLKMLGECEAIYEELPGWSEDISGAKTLADLPENTRRYVERVSELTGIPIAIFSVGRNREQTNQVLPIYI
- a CDS encoding sigma-70 family RNA polymerase sigma factor codes for the protein MQERSGRRPGSPASTDQTDGLKKEGSQKQEQQEWQENPERREQPVHLLVRQAAGGDRNAVEELVRRFSGMALAVAYDKLHDPYLAEDVVQDALTEALGSLRNLREPEAFPGWFKRMVERKCYRLLRSRTRQAGRVVSDEEVMRHQLALNGEGDPALVWEQRELRNSLYASIEGLAPGQRLAVRLFYLNGYSLSEISAFLGVSVAALKKRLFDARSRLKQSLPVADFIQVYSHLYERGTRMLHLVNGDHVAEKLKQGKVQGDILPWRELYTFGPVAPDMRNEELRKRRAAYLEQTLGIPEDLYIGQCEEQEAKLERAGQYDEIVLWFEHDLYDQTMLAYLLTELDRLGLCSGAGQVPVSLLCIGDFPGIEIFRGLGQLTPEQLTSLSGTWKRVGEAELELVRKFWDAYTSPDTRVHAAFLKEDLSALPFARAAFEAHLARIPSAFNGLGWIEQTVLELIGSGIHHPHELFRQAGLRLNVLGLGDLEFWYGLSRMCQGSQALLDIRGLSAFPDYRHTAPDFRDCTLEITSFGRQVLQGEQHAAELADAGLWVGGLYLEGKKSE
- a CDS encoding Glu/Leu/Phe/Val family dehydrogenase; translated protein: MNLISCDFISKDKGMNGMQVWEAMAEEGFEEIVFASDPANGLKAVIVLHNTQAGPALGGCRMWNYASEEEALTDAMKLARGMTYKSAISGLPYGGGKAVIWGDPSKDKSEAMFRSFGRFLQRLKGRYVTGVDLGTTVQDMDAIAQETSYVTDMTGTLGGSGNYTAEMTAYGVYLGIEASLQEAEGSRSLAGTRVAVQGLGKVGYALCRYLRKAGAELLVSDVNGALTDQAVREFSASAVSPGAIYAQDCEVFAPCALGGVLDRRVLAQLSCRVVAGAANNQLASPEAAAELKARGILYAPDYAINAGGIIATALELAGSGAEDIRRRVETIGPTLADVYRLARSAGLNTAQAAGQLAEAKLAARLQR